One Candidatus Methylomirabilota bacterium DNA window includes the following coding sequences:
- a CDS encoding tripartite tricarboxylate transporter permease, whose amino-acid sequence MTEIVQSLALGFSVALTPTNLFYCLLGVAGGTLIGVLPGIGPVTTVAILLPLTFGMNPTSALIMLAGIYYGSQYGGSTTAILINTPGETSSVMTCLDGYRMARQGRAGPALGMAAIGSFVAGTASVILLMLLARPLVKVALGFGPAEYFALMLLALCTLGGIVGESVAKGLLMAAFGLLLGTIGSDPMTGSPRFTFEIPSLLDGLDFLPVTLGLFAVAEVLTTAEGSLRQQIYDRPITGIWPTRADWRACRFTLPRATLIGFIVGVLPGAGATLASILAYMAEKRVSRHPERFGTGVIEGVAAPETANNAASGGAMVPLLTLGVPGSGTTAVLLGALMLYGLRPGPLLFEKNPDLVWGLIASMYIGNVLLLVLNLPLIGLWVRLARVPPRVLLPLILIFCFTGTYAVSNNVFDLYVLATFGVVGWALQRHGFPVAPVVLGLILGPMLETHFRRALILSRGDWWFFLDRPIAATLVGAVVLYLALPVGAWAWRRARG is encoded by the coding sequence GTGACGGAGATCGTCCAGAGCCTGGCGCTGGGGTTCAGCGTGGCCCTCACGCCCACCAATCTGTTCTACTGCCTGCTCGGCGTGGCCGGCGGAACACTCATCGGCGTGCTGCCGGGCATCGGCCCGGTGACGACGGTCGCCATCCTGTTGCCGCTCACCTTCGGCATGAACCCGACCTCGGCGCTGATCATGCTGGCCGGGATCTACTACGGCTCGCAGTATGGCGGGTCCACCACCGCGATCTTGATCAACACGCCCGGCGAGACGTCGTCGGTCATGACCTGTCTCGACGGTTATCGCATGGCCCGCCAGGGCCGCGCGGGTCCGGCGCTGGGCATGGCGGCAATCGGCTCGTTCGTGGCCGGCACGGCCAGCGTCATCCTCCTGATGCTCCTGGCCCGGCCGCTCGTGAAGGTCGCGCTCGGTTTCGGCCCGGCGGAGTACTTCGCCCTCATGCTGCTCGCCCTGTGCACCCTGGGCGGCATCGTAGGGGAGTCCGTCGCCAAAGGCCTCCTCATGGCGGCCTTCGGCCTGCTCCTGGGCACGATCGGCAGCGACCCCATGACCGGCTCGCCGCGGTTCACGTTCGAAATCCCGAGCCTGCTGGATGGCCTCGACTTCCTGCCGGTCACGCTGGGCCTGTTCGCCGTCGCCGAGGTGCTCACGACGGCCGAGGGATCGTTGCGTCAGCAGATCTACGATCGTCCGATCACCGGCATCTGGCCCACGCGCGCGGACTGGCGCGCCTGCCGGTTCACGCTGCCCCGGGCCACTCTGATCGGGTTCATCGTCGGCGTCCTGCCCGGCGCCGGCGCCACGCTGGCCTCCATTCTGGCCTACATGGCCGAGAAGCGAGTCTCCCGGCACCCGGAGCGGTTCGGCACGGGCGTCATCGAGGGCGTGGCCGCGCCGGAGACGGCCAACAATGCGGCCAGCGGCGGGGCGATGGTCCCGCTGCTGACGCTGGGCGTCCCCGGGTCGGGGACGACGGCGGTCCTCCTGGGCGCCCTGATGCTCTACGGGCTTCGGCCGGGGCCCTTGCTCTTCGAGAAGAACCCCGACCTCGTGTGGGGGCTCATCGCCAGCATGTACATCGGCAACGTCCTGCTGCTGGTCCTCAACCTGCCGCTCATCGGCCTGTGGGTCCGGCTGGCCCGCGTCCCCCCGCGGGTGCTGTTGCCGCTGATCCTGATCTTCTGCTTCACAGGCACCTACGCCGTCAGCAACAACGTCTTCGACCTGTACGTGCTGGCCACCTTCGGCGTGGTCGGCTGGGCCTTGCAGCGCCACGGCTTCCCGGTGGCGCCCGTCGTCCTGGGCCTCATCCTGGGCCCGATGCTGGAGACCCACTTCCGGCGCGCGTTGATCCTCTCGCGCGGCGACTGGTGGTTCTTCCTCGACCGGCCGATCGCGGCCACGCTGGTGGGCGCCGTGGTGCTCTACCTCGCGCTGCCCGTCGGAGCCTGGGCCTGGCGGCGCGCCCGCGGATGA
- a CDS encoding tripartite tricarboxylate transporter TctB family protein, giving the protein MGAAMALLGVIAVAGALRLPEALIDEGPGTRFLPILLGLVMAILGAAVAFRPGGQARATDADPGRWRRLLATALAIVLYIVLFERLGFLATSTLFLAGLLGAYGERRWPVVGAVAAGATVLTYLVFAVWLKVPLP; this is encoded by the coding sequence ATGGGCGCGGCGATGGCGCTCCTGGGCGTCATCGCCGTCGCCGGGGCCCTCAGGCTACCCGAAGCGCTCATCGACGAGGGGCCCGGGACCCGGTTCCTGCCGATTCTGCTGGGGCTCGTCATGGCCATCCTGGGGGCTGCCGTCGCGTTCCGCCCGGGGGGCCAGGCGCGCGCCACCGACGCGGACCCGGGGCGCTGGCGCCGTCTCCTGGCCACCGCGCTCGCCATCGTCCTCTACATCGTGCTCTTCGAGCGACTGGGTTTTCTGGCGACCAGCACGCTGTTCCTGGCCGGGCTCCTCGGCGCCTACGGCGAGCGCCGCTGGCCGGTCGTGGGCGCCGTGGCGGCGGGGGCCACTGTGCTGACCTACCTGGTCTTCGCCGTGTGGCTGAAGGTGCCGCTGCCGTGA
- a CDS encoding tripartite tricarboxylate transporter substrate binding protein — protein MRKFLAAAVLGAMVLAAGGATLGDAANYPTRPIELVVPYAPGGGTDIMYRHIVKVIEQEKLVPFALTVNNRSGGSGVVGKSYAINKPADGYTLVAVDQGNGQQELLGHATWNYKKNFTYIARMVTDVNLLIVRKDSPYNTLAEFLGAARSKGKGGLSVGGTGSGTVDHIANISLNRATKVDLTYVPFKSGGEVLTNLLGGHTNAAWANPNECIGQLESGQVKALGVAAEQRLGLLKDVPTMRESGVNVISTQWRAVGGPGNLPKQIVDYWVDVLGKVRKSPEWRKGYLEKSVLEDGWLTGEDFSKFVEEEYENYKAVFAELGMLKKK, from the coding sequence ATGCGCAAGTTCCTCGCAGCGGCAGTGCTCGGGGCGATGGTGCTGGCGGCCGGCGGCGCCACCCTCGGCGATGCGGCCAACTACCCGACGCGCCCCATCGAGCTGGTGGTGCCCTACGCGCCGGGTGGCGGCACCGACATCATGTACCGGCACATCGTGAAGGTCATCGAGCAGGAGAAGCTCGTACCCTTCGCGCTCACCGTGAACAACCGGTCGGGCGGCAGCGGAGTCGTGGGCAAGTCTTACGCGATCAACAAGCCCGCCGACGGTTACACGCTGGTGGCGGTGGACCAGGGCAACGGCCAGCAGGAGCTGCTGGGCCACGCCACCTGGAACTACAAGAAGAACTTCACCTACATCGCCCGCATGGTCACCGACGTGAATTTGTTGATTGTCCGCAAGGACTCGCCCTACAACACGCTCGCCGAGTTCCTCGGCGCCGCGCGCAGCAAGGGCAAGGGCGGGCTGTCCGTCGGGGGGACCGGGTCGGGCACGGTGGACCACATCGCGAACATCTCGCTGAACCGGGCCACCAAGGTCGACCTGACCTACGTGCCGTTCAAGAGCGGCGGCGAGGTGTTGACCAACCTCCTGGGCGGCCACACCAACGCCGCCTGGGCCAACCCCAACGAGTGCATCGGTCAGCTGGAGAGCGGCCAGGTCAAAGCGCTCGGCGTGGCCGCCGAGCAGCGGCTGGGCCTGCTGAAGGACGTGCCGACCATGCGCGAGAGCGGCGTGAACGTCATCAGCACGCAGTGGCGGGCGGTCGGCGGGCCGGGGAACTTGCCCAAGCAGATCGTGGACTACTGGGTCGACGTCCTGGGCAAGGTGCGCAAGAGCCCGGAGTGGCGGAAGGGGTACCTCGAAAAGAGCGTGCTGGAGGACGGCTGGCTCACCGGTGAGGACTTTTCGAAGTTCGTGGAGGAGGAGTACGAGAACTACAAGGCGGTCTTCGCCGAGCTCGGCATGCTGAAGAAGAAGTAG
- a CDS encoding CoA transferase, whose protein sequence is MKALAGVRVVDLTQAMAGPFCAMNLADMGADVIKVEPPGTGESMRRPGPAQRHGHSGTFMAVNRNKRSLTLDLKQPEGVALMKRLVATADVFVENYRAGVAERLGLGWEALRAVNPRLVYCSISGFGQTGPYAARGGYDLIAQGMSGIISVTGEEDGPPAKAGIPVSDLAAGLFGAYGILAALEHRDRTGEGQRVDTSLLEAALALTVWESTEYWTTGRVPGPLGSAHRLTAPYQAVRARDGYFTIGAANDKLFSALCEVIGRPELLRDPRFATAGGRLDNRKALIAEIEAVTVMRDRGWWLERLDRSGVPCGPINTYPETLGDPHTLARGMVVDLVHPGAGPIKALGIPVKLSDTPGAVDRPAPLLGQHTAEILAELGVSDADQAALRDKGVI, encoded by the coding sequence GTGAAGGCGCTCGCCGGCGTGCGCGTGGTCGACCTCACCCAGGCCATGGCCGGCCCGTTCTGCGCCATGAACCTGGCCGACATGGGCGCCGACGTCATCAAGGTGGAGCCGCCGGGCACCGGCGAATCGATGCGGCGGCCGGGCCCCGCGCAACGCCACGGCCACAGCGGGACCTTCATGGCCGTCAACCGGAACAAGCGGAGCCTGACGCTCGACCTCAAGCAGCCGGAGGGCGTTGCGCTCATGAAGCGCCTGGTGGCTACGGCCGACGTCTTCGTCGAGAACTACCGCGCCGGCGTGGCCGAGCGCCTCGGCCTGGGCTGGGAGGCGCTGCGCGCCGTGAACCCGCGCCTGGTCTACTGCTCGATCAGCGGGTTCGGCCAGACGGGGCCCTACGCCGCGCGCGGCGGCTACGACCTGATCGCCCAGGGCATGAGCGGCATCATCAGCGTCACCGGCGAGGAGGACGGCCCGCCGGCCAAGGCCGGCATTCCGGTGAGCGACCTGGCGGCCGGGCTCTTCGGCGCCTATGGGATCCTGGCCGCGCTGGAGCACCGGGATCGGACGGGCGAAGGCCAGCGCGTCGACACTTCGCTGCTGGAGGCGGCCCTGGCGCTGACCGTGTGGGAGTCGACGGAGTACTGGACGACCGGCCGGGTACCCGGCCCCCTCGGCTCCGCGCACCGCTTGACGGCGCCCTATCAGGCCGTGCGCGCGCGTGACGGGTACTTCACGATCGGCGCCGCCAACGACAAGCTGTTCTCTGCGCTCTGCGAGGTCATCGGGCGGCCGGAGCTTCTGCGCGACCCGCGCTTCGCCACCGCCGGGGGGCGTCTCGACAACCGTAAGGCGCTCATCGCGGAGATCGAGGCCGTCACGGTCATGCGGGATCGCGGGTGGTGGCTCGAGCGCCTGGACCGGAGCGGCGTGCCCTGCGGCCCCATCAACACGTACCCGGAGACGCTTGGCGATCCCCACACGCTGGCCCGCGGCATGGTCGTCGACCTCGTCCATCCCGGCGCCGGGCCCATCAAGGCCCTGGGCATCCCGGTGAAGCTCTCCGACACGCCGGGCGCCGTCGACCGCCCGGCGCCGCTCCTGGGCCAGCACACGGCGGAGATCCTCGCCGAGCTGGGCGTCAGCGATGCCGACCAGGCGGCGCTGCGCGACAAGGGTGTGATTTAG